In Camelina sativa cultivar DH55 chromosome 17, Cs, whole genome shotgun sequence, the genomic stretch TGACCTAGTTGCACTATAAATATGCAATCTCTATAAACCACAACTTGGAGTTGATAACTCCTTACGGATGTGCTTATAGAGTTGCATAACGTGGAAGAGTGTGTTTGACAATGTTTCATCTAACACGTTTTAGGGGCGGACCCAGAAAGACTTTTAGTCCCCTGATCCTATGAAAATCAATAAACGGAAAGAGCAACATTATGCGCTCGGGTTAGAAACATTGCATAACCGGTTCTTGAGTACAAATCTAACTATGTATAGCAATTTCAGCATACGCATTATGGTGAttctaaagaaaaatgaagaaaagatATAACTATATTGGTTGCAAACCTTCGCAGCGATTCGTTCTCATCACTCCGTTTCGTTCtcatatatagattatagataaacgaaaagttaggatttttgttatctttttttggttcttcgAAGTGCTCTGTTTGTCTTTATGTTGTCGGTTAGATAATTTACTCATGATTATAGCACTTACATTTAATTTCTTGAAGTTAAGGTAAGGTATGATAAAAGTTATGCTTCTTCTTAGCAGTTGGGGAACAAAGGACGTGAGATCAATATAGCACAAAGGGGCGtaatcttttaaatattattacatGATGATGGCCATGTTAGATTTTTTATgagaagttttcttttttccatatataattCTAGGAAGCTCTGTCTGAAatgatttttctctttataaTGGGCTGAAATACAGTTTGCTAATAGATTGCAATTCTGTTTCAAGTTGATTACACTGTACGTTCCTCTCGCCACCGCTACTGTTGCCATTCTTACAACTGTTCTGTTAGTATTCTGATCGCTGGGCTTACAAAGGCTAATTTTCTTAATCAATAGCTTAAAAAGCATCGATCTTCGCTCTGGACTCCTTTGAGCTTGCATCGCAACATGTTGGTTAGTATATTTCCTGAATTTAAAACCGACATATATCTCGTGCCAATTGTTAAGTCTGCTATTTTGTTGAGAATGTAACTCTTAGGTTTCCAATTCTCTAAGTCACCAATTTTTTCCATTACATTCCAGTGTTGTTTTGACAAGCTATTGACGTTACTATTAGATCGTAAACAATGTGGCATTTAGATTAGGAAAAATGATTGTAGTTGATGTGTATATACGTTGTGTTAGGAGGTGGAGGTCTGTTATATAATGAATTTAGTTGCCAGCCCTTTATAGAAGTGtgctgaagttttttttttttttttaaggaagaagtcattagcaaaaacaaattatgacgAGTTGTAGTGACGATAATGAGTGAAAAATGCCAAATTTATTTAGTGCATGGTAAATTACTAAATTTATTTACGAAAGTTCTGGCTATATATATGTCGTCTGTATGTTTTGGCCCACTGGGAAGGAAGGTCTTACGGAGATGTTTCTTAAGCTTGTCCCAAGTTTGTATTGACGCCTTATTATTACGAACGCGGGTTGCTTTAACCTGTTTCCACAATGACGCTGCATGTCCTTGAAAACGCACTGCTACCAGCGCGACACATCTCTCCGGTGGAACACGCTTGAATTTCAAGACTTCTTCAACTGGCACAAGCCAATCAAGGAGCGCGTCACCCTTAACACCACCATGAAATTCTGGAATCTCGATCTTGATTTGATAGCGGCCAAGTTGATTGTCTCTACCAAGGTGCCCTTCACGGTCAGGGGGTTCGCGAGGTCACGGATAAGCTAATTCTCCTGTGCCACAGAGTGGCTGGTTTTGTGGTGCGAGTCGATTAACCAGCGTGTTACCTAGTTCCAGGAAAGAGGTTTGGATTGTTGCTTGTAAGCTTTCTTGCATCGTAAGCAACGTGCTTTGAAACGCTACCAATTGAACGCCACATTGGTTGCTAGTTTAGGCATTGGGGGTTCCTATCTTCATCGGGTTTCACTGATTTAGGGTTAGGAGCCATGGGTCAAGACAGTCGATACGTCCGAGAACGTTCTGAATCTGATACCATCTGGTAGAGTAGCGGAAGCTAAGAGATAAGAGTGAGAGTACTCTCTCTCAGTGCTAAGCAATGCAAAGCTTTTTGGGCAATCTAGATTGCCTCTTTTTCGGGCTTTAttggatttttcttcaaaacaaagATGTATACAACGATGAAAGACGACTCCTATAAATAATCCATGAATATTATtctagaataaaataaaagaactccAACAGTTGGAGTCCAACTAACAAGATTTCAAACTTATCAAATGCAAATCGAAagatcaaatcaaaaccaaaaccgacATACGTAACAAGCGCACAAAAAGCCCATGAATGAGTTTGTTACGGTAATGTGAGCCTGACGGTACATCACTGTTTGTCTCTAATTCATTGATCAAGAGAGATATAAAGATCCTGAGGCTTCTTTTATAAACACACCAGTTGAGGATGATCTACCAATCGAGCTAGGAATTGGAACAATGGAAAACCTCCATAAAAAGTAATGTAAATCCTCTGcattcaacaaaattaaattttataagaatatattaatattttgtgtaaataatattttttcttatcagaaataaatatataaaatatgtttagttagaattatattcagttttgtaCTCAGTTCTCGAATTCTCCCAGAAATCAATCTTTTATTGGTaacttttttttcgtttttctttcaTCATTTGGTAATTTTACACTTTGAGGATCTGTTCATTGAACTTTTCATCTTAATCAAAACCATATATTATGAATATTGATTGAGAGGCTCCGCTCGCTGAAAGATGAaaatgtgtttgattttttttatattttcccaacgcaaatatatatatatatatatatatatatatatatatatatatatatatattatacatatactaTAGTTGTGCAATTTATCtgataattttgaaattttgttttgtgctGTAGCTAGATTCATTAGTTATAAAATTTGCCttttagattataaattaagcacaattttattattagcttttagattaaatttacaAGTATGATTGATACACAAATTATTGAAGTTAATATTTACTcggaaataattttatattgctAAAAAAGCATGTATTATTACGAGTCAgccacaaattaataatttatatctttaataaattacagaataatttaattttgttccCTTAAATAAAAGTTGTATACATTACTAATATAAACAGTCTAagtcaaataagaaaactataattatATACTATAGTTATATTACAATAAAGAAACCAactatgtaatattttataagcacaatttttttttataacaaaaataaaatgtaaagagAGTGAAAAAGCAGAATTATACCATTTTGGAAGCAGTTGAATATTTTACATTGATAAAATAATAGGAAAAGTTActcaaatatcatataaattagGTGATAGTATCAGTTTCGTACAGTTCTTTTTTCAATTACTacaatattttgaatatatttccATATCTAGCAGTTACAAGTCTGTAGGACGTAATGAAAACGTCTAAGCAGCAGCTTGGTGGCATGTGAGGATCGACTATAtaacaaaatgaaatgaaattacTTCGGAAGTACACTTATAATaacaactttaaaaacaaacaaatacatgtACATGCCATTACAATcatgtttaaatttaaatttgagatttaaaGGAAAGTCAAAACAGTAATTACGTTTAGTGAGCCGTAGTAATTAGTTACTATGAGATTTAATTTAATCTTAAGCGTCCAATCATAACTTATGACTTTCGCAGAAAAATAAGACTAATCATGGACGTTGAAATAACTAATTATGTTAGAAATATAATGCAAGAAGCACAATGGCTCGGACATTCAAGACCACAATCTCCGTGTCATGAAACCACCACTGATATTAGTTGACAAAAGCAGCCAGCCCTAGTTATTATAGAAGTAATGAGATAATTTAACATTCGAAATTCTAAACCttcaaccaagaaaaaaaaaattaaaatcgtAACCTTTTAAATTCAAATCATTATTTAACCCTAACTCCTGAAATTAATTTGctaataattaaactaatttattgAAGAATTGTGACAATTGTCCATAAATTTTTAAGCCCGTGGGAGTAATTGGGCTCCGGTAAGATAAACCCGACCCGACACAGAACAACCAGCTCTTCCTCGTGCTCTCTCTCAAAaggagaagcaaaaaaaaaaccaattctAAAAAATTTCATAGAATCGATCCATCAATGGCGGTGACTAGTCCAGCTACACGCTTCGCACCGCCGCTGAACCGGCCTTTTCACCACCGATCGACACTCGCCTCGCTTCAGTTTCCCTCTAGGAACTTCCTCTTCCTCCGAAATCCCACTCCGAGCTCGACGATCGTCGCGGTCCGGTGCCAAAAACCTGTTTCCGACGGGATTGGTAGCTCTGTGGAGTCCATGAATCATGTCTCTTCCGCTGCATCTTCTATTTCGTCTTCGATCGATTTCCTAACCTTGTGTCATCGGCTCAAGGTATGTGTTTGAACCCATATAGATCATTACCGATTCCGAAATCATAGCAATGTGTTAGAGTAAATAATACGTTGAGAGTGGCTTTCAATTTTTGGGTGTagacaacaaagagaaaagggtgGATTAATCAGGGGATAAATGGACCTGAATCAATTGCTGATCATATGTACCGTATGGCTATAATGGCATTGATAGCTGGTGATCTTACTGGACTTGACAGAGAAAGGTTAGTCTTTGCCTCGACTGTTTTGAGTTTATTTAGATGATAGAGTAATAAGGCTACTGTAAATTGTGCATGCAATGCACTTTGGAAATATACATATGATTCGTTATTAAAGATATGTACACTTCTCTTCTAAAAGTGATTGTTTCTTTCTATAGTATGCAAGTATCTAAGGAGAAACCGAGAAAGATTTTGGTAGACTAGTTAGTTTAGTAAAGTGGACTTTAGCTTCTAGAGAAATGGCATATTCGTGGAACTCAGAATGTAGTGAAAATGAACTTAAATGAATTATATGAGCGGATAGTATTGTCAGATAATCGAAGTCAGAACTACAAAAGCTTAACTTGATAATCATGCGGCAAGAGTTAGGTATGCTTGTAAGTGTATGTCATTCGTATCATACTCGTTCAGAAATTTGAATGAAGGATAAGATAGGAAGACCATGcgttattatttgatttttttaagtgTTGATTTGGCACTGGTTGTCAAACTATCCAATAACAAGTTCCTCTGTTTTCTGGCTATAACTTATTGGATCTTTCTCcgtcttccttctttttcttggcATTTAAACAGGTGTATAAAAATGGCAATAGTGCATGACATCGCTGAAGGTAAATACACTTTATTACCTAAATTCACTATATAACCTGATCCCTTCTCCTTGTTTAGTTAAGTTTCGTCCAAAAAATATTGTATGGTTTGAAGGATACAAACTTGTATAGATTTAAACCACTGAGTAGGGTAGGATGTGTAACACAGATGCAATTGGATTcgtttatgaaattttaatttgggAGCTGagctttggtttctttctctcgATTTGGGAGCTGATTACTGAACTTATGTTGAGAGCTGATtactttggtttctttctctcaatttattttatactctttttctgCATCTTAAATCCTACAAAGTGTTAAAGGCTCACCACTTAGCTTTTGAACAGCTATTGTTGGAGATATTACACCATCTGATGGTGTGCCTAAGGAAGAAAAGAGTAGGAGAGAGAAAGCAGCTTTAAAAGAGATGTGCGAGGTTCTGGGTGGAGGCCTCAGAGGTATATTAGCCTCTGCTACTgtcatcttttaattttttggatttcggAAAACACTAATTCATAAGTCCTAATGTCATTGTGCAGCGGAGGAGATCACAGAACTTTGGCTGGAGTATGAGAACAATGCTTCTTTAGAAGCAAATCTTGTCAAAGACTTTGATAAGGTAACTATGGGTTTTGACTTTGAGTTTGCAACCATCGATGCCTTTAACTTCTGTTGGTTGTTGATAGTCACAACTTACATAACACTGACTCTTGTCTCTATTGTGGATAGGTTGAAATGATTCTCCAGGCGCTAGAATATGAAGCTGGTAAGTCTCAATCTTAATCTTTGTGCTTGTTGTTCCTCTCCCATCCCAAGAATCTTACTTGACGTTTGATCATCATGGCAGAACATGGGAAAGTGCTCGACGAGTTTTTCATATCGACAGCAGGTAAAGAAACCCATCTCTTTACGCTCTTTTCGCTTTACAGTTTTAAACGTGAAGTCAAATCATTGAGATTCAACAAATACATCATATATTATACTCCAATTTAAAATGCAGGCAAGTTTCAAACCGAAATTGGAAAAAGCTGGGCGGCCGAGATCAACGCTAGGAGGAAAAGCCAATTGACAAACAGACAGAGATAGTAAAATGCAGTTGCATCATACCTTAGATCTCCCTCAACGATCAACAGTAGAATCTCGAAAACTAAGCAGACTCCTCCTCTTGAACCAAAAGGTACAAGCTTCTCAATTTTGTAGTTCAACGAACACGTCTTGGTTTTTTACCTTCCCTTTTAGTTACTAGTTGAAGTAGTAGGTCCATACTTTTAGACATTCTGGTAAACATGAATCCGAACTGAAGAATatgcttgcttttttttttttttgagaaaaatgatCAAAGTTTCTTATTAAAAATCTTGACTCGAGCTTCCTAAACTGATTTTGATGTACTCACAACTCAAAACCCAATTAATACAAATATGGCATGCTCTTTGTTATAAGTACGGACTTGTCTGACCCTACTTAAACGCGTGTGCATTGTCATTGTCACTGTTAGTATGTTGTAATGAAAGTGAGTCAACAGCTACAGAATCTACAAAGATGTAACCAAATGTTGTCACGTGTGTTATATTCTCTCCttcctctcatcttcttcttctgcaatgattgtggagaagaagaaggcgtgCATTTCCACTGGTTTGTATACAAAGTTAAGATGAAGAGCATATAACAAGATATGTAATTTAATCAGCCGACACAATTTTTTATCAAGCAAGATCTCCTCCATTAGCTCCCAAGTTTATGAAGATGGAGCATGACATGTCAtgtgacaaaaataaattacaaaaagcaaatgagaaacaaagaacataaaaaGTCAATACTGTATAATTAAATTGCGTTCCCACATTGCCACTGCTGTgtgtttcttcctcttttttatttgttttgtttttaatcggTATGTAGTGATGTGGAGAATGGTCCCAAAAGTTGAAAATGTCACTTTCACAAATTTTAATATCCACCAACAACGAGTGTGAGAACTATTCATTTTCTAATATACATGAAAACTTCTGAACCAATGGTACCATATGTTATGTGTACTAGAACTAGATATTCCAAATTGTGAATTATTTACAACCCCATACCACAAAGGGATACTTCTTTATCGCTCTCAATTGCATTACAAaccttttttgttcttttatgtcaatgtattaaataattatgtatTCGCATATGCTGGCTATGGTAAgtctatataaaattataaatgcaAATATAGCAAGCTTGAGTGAAGAATTTATTGTACTAGTAAGTCTACtagacaaataaatatataatctcacTCGTTAATGGTTGAAAGTTTTACttgtgtattttaaaatatccaatgTTAAATCTTTTTACGATTTTcgtctattaaaaaaaaatatatttgtagtttGGTAAAGATTTCTTTTAATCATagttaacatttgtttttttttttgttcgacaAAATCATAAGTTAACAACATACAAATTGAAAATGGTTTGCATATCGAAATCGCCAATATCGAAGGTGTGATTTATTAAGCATAAataagtaagaaaaagaaaaaggtaataataatttattttgaccATTGATTTGACGTTGCAGTAAAGCATTGTTTCCTTTACGATGGATGATGATCATCCATAGCAACAAAAATAtcaatgcaattttttttttttttttgtctttaactTCCTAAAAcgatttttcttattttcctaCCGCTTTGTTTGATTGATGCGCacaatatttttgtcttttgattcaTCATCCATCacccaactttttttgttttttttgtttcttcttcttcttccccctcCACAGAGAGAGAGGCTTGACAAAGTTTAAACCTTCATCTTCATGTACCCAATTTTGCTTAAGCTGAGGTGAAAGAGAGACTCAGAGAGAGAAGTTGCTTACTTGGCTTTTTAATGGCTAACACTACTACTACAGTTGGGTTTTGAGAAGCCGagatttttcttgttcttgcgAAATTGTGGTGtttaaaggaagaagcttttaCATAGATCCTCAGTTGTTTGCATTTGTCATCTAATCAGGTAATCTTTGGTTCATctgtaattttgtattttgggtTTTGGCTTCACGATCTGGACCTGGTTATCTTATAACAACATCCTTTTCTCGGGTCTCTGTTTTGTATTGAAAGCCTGTGTCAGAACTATAGGGTTCAGTCTTAAGATTAGCAACAGTGTTGGGTGGTGCTGTGTGATTTTAGTTTGGTCAAGTTTGGTCCTTTAAGGTTACACTGTCAGTAGTATTCTCAAAAGTCTGGGAATTTTAGttgatttgtttgattttcatgaaattttcaGGGTTTGATTGACCAAAGAGTAGAGTAGAGTGGTGATGAAAATGTTAGAATTTGGTCTTCTGGTTTAGATGGCAACACCACCGGTACAGGCTCCTACGGAAGAGGTCTCACCGCCTACTCCACCAGTAGTAGTGTCACCTCCACCATTGGTGTCACCTACACCATTATCACCGCCTACTCCACCATTGGCGTCGCCTCCGACATTGTCCCCGCCTCTTCCAATGGCCTCACCTCCACCGCAGCCGTCGTCTCCCGGTGATGATGCTACTTCCCCAAGTAGAGAACCCATTAATGGCAATTCACCGGAGATCCTAATCACTCCAgctcaatctcctcctcctcctccggctcCGGTGACCCCAGTGTCATCCCCACCACCAGAACCTTCTCCCTCACTACCTCCACCAATTGTAGCTCCTCCTCCTGCTCCTACATCACCCGACCCGCCAATAATCGTATCACCACCTAAGAGCTCTCCCCCTCCAGCTGATCAGCCTGTCATTTTACCCACTCCGTTACCCTCACCACCCTCGATACCATCAGCTCCGCCACCAGGCTTACCAAGATATTCACCTCCTCCACCTACATTAGTCCCACCATCACATTCATCTCCACCTCCGCCATCACTTCCTCCTCCACGATATCCAGAACGTCCTCCTCCTCCACGGGATCCTCAACGTCCTGAGAAACCTCCTCCACCGGAATCCAAACGTCCTGCTccttcatctcctcctcctccaccaaagGAAATTACCCCATCTCCCAAGTCATTACCCTCACCACCACCCTCAGTTGTATCCCCGCCTTCGCGTCCTCAAAAGTCTGTGCCAGGTTTTGATAACCCATCTCCAAACAACCCTACTCCTTTGACAGATAATTCCAGCAGCAGTTCTGGTAATGGTACAGCGGTTGTCGTGGGTGCAAGTATTGGAGTGGCCCTCTTG encodes the following:
- the LOC104756926 gene encoding HD domain-containing protein 2 homolog; translation: MAVTSPATRFAPPLNRPFHHRSTLASLQFPSRNFLFLRNPTPSSTIVAVRCQKPVSDGIGSSVESMNHVSSAASSISSSIDFLTLCHRLKTTKRKGWINQGINGPESIADHMYRMAIMALIAGDLTGLDRERCIKMAIVHDIAEAIVGDITPSDGVPKEEKSRREKAALKEMCEVLGGGLRAEEITELWLEYENNASLEANLVKDFDKVEMILQALEYEAEHGKVLDEFFISTAGKFQTEIGKSWAAEINARRKSQLTNRQR